From the Flavobacteriales bacterium genome, one window contains:
- a CDS encoding immune inhibitor A translates to MITRLLTPALLILSASPLIAQEPASHARATITVHGRSDVSTLQSLGICLDHTHVDPEGAIHGDFSARDLDLARGAGFAVRIGIDDVSAYYAERAATSPSMQRSFGDPGCPGSVAHPVPAQFTTGSMGGFLTWQEMQDQLDLMVAQHPTLISPKVSIGTSHEGRPIHVLRISNDPNVDQAKPEVLYDALHHAREPESAMQMLYFMWSLLERYGTDPLITHIVDTRELYFVPCVNPDGYVYNETTDPFGGGMWRKNRRDNGDGSFGVDLNRNYGLAWGIDDDGSSPDPFSDVYRGPSAFSEPETQAMRDFIIGRQFATQHSHHTRGHFLLYPWGHSSGQTPDGDVFRTYAQRMTVDNGFHFGTTLEALYYLANGSATDWSYGEQLAKPKIFGYVPETGTYVDGFWPAPDRIVPLAQANMEQNLLLALFAGAYAEAKDVSPRVAAGSTPDVTFTLQRLGLQDGPCTVSVEPLTNVVAVGAPQTFTGLDTLETVTSTIGLTLDPLLTDGDVFSYVLVLDADGLLLRDTIERIHGVPLTAFSDDASTDDAWAGGWAVTSEDWSSPPASFTDSPLSNHFDLEDNPWGLTTPINLTLASTATLEFMTRWTLQSELDHVQVEASADGVSWTTLCGTYSRPGSVTQIDDEPVYDGKRTDWTRERLLLDDFVGGPLHLNFRLRSEDNFTYDGFYLDDVSVIITGAVWTGIAESTVAGATTQCHPSPATMSTSVLWSLPEGSTQAVWRLEDGRGAVVHERPVQGRTGRFDLATAQLAPGLYTCRLIAGAGTLARGRLCVLAP, encoded by the coding sequence ATGATCACGCGTCTGCTCACCCCGGCCCTGCTCATCCTGAGCGCATCTCCCCTCATTGCGCAGGAGCCCGCCTCCCATGCCCGCGCTACGATCACGGTGCACGGCCGGTCCGACGTGTCCACCCTGCAGTCCCTCGGCATCTGTCTGGACCACACGCACGTGGACCCGGAAGGCGCGATCCACGGGGACTTCAGCGCGCGCGACCTTGATCTCGCACGCGGGGCCGGCTTCGCGGTGCGTATCGGGATCGATGATGTCAGCGCCTATTACGCGGAACGCGCCGCAACATCCCCCAGCATGCAGCGGTCGTTCGGTGATCCCGGCTGCCCGGGCAGTGTCGCACATCCGGTGCCCGCGCAGTTCACCACCGGCAGCATGGGCGGATTCCTCACCTGGCAGGAGATGCAGGACCAGCTCGACCTCATGGTCGCCCAGCATCCCACCCTCATCTCCCCGAAGGTCAGCATCGGCACCTCGCACGAGGGACGGCCGATCCACGTCCTGCGCATCAGCAACGACCCCAACGTGGATCAGGCCAAGCCCGAGGTGCTCTACGATGCGCTCCACCATGCGCGTGAACCTGAAAGCGCCATGCAGATGCTGTACTTCATGTGGTCCCTGCTGGAGCGGTACGGCACCGACCCGCTGATCACCCACATCGTGGACACGCGTGAGCTCTACTTCGTGCCCTGCGTGAACCCCGATGGCTATGTGTACAACGAGACCACCGACCCCTTCGGCGGGGGCATGTGGCGCAAGAACCGGCGCGACAACGGCGACGGCTCCTTCGGCGTGGACCTCAACCGCAACTACGGCCTGGCCTGGGGCATCGACGACGACGGCTCCTCACCCGACCCCTTCAGCGATGTCTATCGCGGTCCGTCCGCCTTCAGCGAGCCCGAGACGCAGGCGATGCGCGACTTCATCATCGGGCGCCAGTTCGCCACGCAGCACAGCCACCACACGCGCGGTCACTTCCTGCTCTACCCCTGGGGGCACAGCAGCGGCCAGACGCCGGACGGGGACGTGTTCCGGACCTATGCGCAACGCATGACCGTGGATAACGGGTTCCACTTCGGAACCACCCTGGAGGCGCTCTACTATCTGGCCAATGGCAGCGCCACCGACTGGAGCTACGGCGAGCAGCTGGCCAAACCGAAGATCTTCGGTTACGTGCCCGAGACAGGCACCTACGTGGACGGCTTCTGGCCCGCGCCCGACCGCATCGTGCCCCTCGCGCAGGCCAACATGGAACAGAACCTCCTGCTCGCCCTCTTCGCCGGCGCCTATGCCGAAGCGAAGGACGTGAGCCCGCGTGTGGCCGCAGGCAGCACGCCCGATGTCACCTTCACGCTGCAACGCCTCGGCCTGCAGGATGGTCCTTGCACGGTGTCGGTGGAACCGCTGACCAACGTGGTGGCCGTCGGCGCCCCGCAGACCTTCACCGGACTGGATACGCTGGAGACCGTGACCAGCACCATCGGGCTCACGCTCGATCCGCTGCTCACCGACGGCGATGTGTTCAGCTATGTGCTCGTGCTCGATGCCGACGGCCTCCTTCTCCGCGATACGATCGAACGCATCCATGGTGTACCGCTCACCGCCTTCAGCGACGACGCCAGCACGGACGATGCTTGGGCAGGCGGATGGGCCGTGACCAGCGAGGATTGGAGCTCACCGCCCGCCTCGTTCACGGACAGCCCACTGAGCAACCACTTCGATCTGGAGGACAACCCGTGGGGCCTCACCACACCGATCAACCTCACGCTCGCCTCCACCGCCACGTTGGAGTTCATGACGCGCTGGACCCTGCAGAGCGAGCTGGACCATGTGCAGGTGGAGGCCAGCGCCGATGGCGTCTCGTGGACCACCCTGTGCGGCACCTATTCACGGCCGGGATCCGTGACCCAGATCGATGATGAGCCCGTGTACGATGGCAAACGCACCGATTGGACGCGCGAGCGCCTCCTGCTCGACGACTTCGTGGGCGGGCCCCTGCACCTCAACTTCCGCCTGCGCAGTGAGGACAACTTCACCTATGACGGCTTCTACCTCGACGATGTGTCCGTGATCATCACCGGTGCGGTGTGGACCGGGATCGCCGAGAGCACCGTCGCCGGCGCCACCACTCAATGCCATCCGTCACCCGCCACCATGTCCACTTCGGTGCTGTGGTCGCTTCCCGAAGGCTCCACGCAGGCCGTGTGGCGCCTGGAGGATGGGCGCGGGGCCGTGGTGCACGAACGCCCGGTTCAGGGTCGCACGGGCCGCTTCGACCTCGCCACCGCCCAGCTCGCCCCCGGGCTTTACACCTGCAGGCTGATCGCCGGGGCGGGCACCCTGGCGCGGGGCAGGCTTTGTGTGCTGGCCCCATAG
- a CDS encoding n-acetylglutamate synthase — MIDYHDRRFFPVSNSANGEVSPEVVFHYQQAGRIVTCRYSGGRIVSGHLIALVDSEGRLDMRYHQVNDRGELMTGVCRSTPELLPDGRIRLHEAWRWTSGDGSSGISVLEEVR; from the coding sequence ATGATCGACTACCACGACCGCCGCTTCTTCCCCGTGAGCAACAGTGCCAACGGAGAGGTATCCCCCGAAGTGGTCTTCCACTACCAGCAGGCCGGCCGTATCGTCACGTGCCGCTATTCCGGTGGCCGCATCGTCAGCGGTCACCTGATCGCCTTGGTGGATTCCGAGGGCCGCCTGGACATGCGCTACCACCAGGTGAACGACCGCGGCGAACTGATGACCGGTGTGTGCCGGTCAACGCCGGAGCTTCTCCCCGATGGGCGCATCCGCCTGCACGAGGCATGGAGATGGACCAGTGGGGATGGATCGAGCGGGATCTCGGTGTTGGAGGAGGTGCGTTGA
- a CDS encoding hydrogen peroxide-inducible genes activator, which produces MTLQQLHYIVAVADTGQFSKAARHCHVTQPTLTMMVRKLEDELGVTIFQRKAQPARPTGEGAALIDQARVVLREAGQLKDLVKELRTGTTGTYRIGILPTLAPYLLPLFLARFAEAHPEARLAIDERTTGRILKALRSGQLDIGILAGPVESDDLEAITLFHEPFLAYLPEGHALLKRRRITAKDLRRAPLWVLSEGHCLRDQVLRVCQQPSAAGHDNIHYSTGSIETLKRMVSSGSGITLVPELSVGPDEKNVGRFEAPEPVREVVLVVRKPFVRRKALNALADAITCAVPRRFRTMVSDVVPVGV; this is translated from the coding sequence ATGACCCTGCAGCAGCTCCATTACATCGTGGCCGTGGCCGACACCGGCCAGTTCAGCAAGGCCGCGCGCCACTGCCACGTCACGCAGCCTACCCTCACCATGATGGTGCGCAAGCTCGAGGACGAGCTGGGCGTCACCATCTTCCAGCGCAAGGCCCAGCCCGCCCGACCCACTGGCGAGGGCGCCGCGTTGATCGACCAGGCACGTGTGGTGCTGCGCGAGGCCGGTCAGCTGAAGGACCTGGTGAAAGAGCTGCGCACGGGCACCACGGGCACCTATCGCATCGGTATCCTGCCCACACTGGCGCCCTACCTGCTGCCCTTGTTCCTGGCGCGCTTCGCGGAGGCGCACCCGGAGGCCCGGCTGGCGATCGATGAGCGCACCACCGGCCGCATCCTGAAGGCGCTGCGCAGCGGCCAGCTCGATATCGGCATCCTCGCCGGCCCGGTTGAAAGCGACGACCTCGAGGCCATCACCCTCTTCCACGAGCCCTTCTTGGCCTACCTGCCCGAGGGCCATGCCCTGCTGAAGCGCAGGCGCATCACCGCGAAGGACCTGCGCAGGGCACCGCTGTGGGTGCTGAGCGAGGGCCATTGCCTGCGCGACCAGGTGCTGCGTGTGTGCCAGCAGCCCAGTGCGGCGGGGCACGACAACATCCACTACAGCACCGGGAGCATCGAAACGCTCAAGCGCATGGTATCGAGCGGCAGCGGCATCACCCTGGTGCCCGAGCTCTCGGTGGGACCGGACGAGAAGAACGTGGGGCGCTTCGAGGCCCCCGAACCCGTGCGCGAGGTGGTGTTGGTGGTGCGCAAACCCTTTGTTCGTCGGAAAGCGCTCAATGCACTGGCGGACGCGATCACCTGTGCCGTGCCACGACGCTTCCGCACCATGGTAAGCGATGTGGTGCCGGTGGGGGTGTGA
- a CDS encoding T9SS type A sorting domain-containing protein, with protein sequence MKTLFGALLGCSLAVAGRAQPFQWASTLGDAGVDRTAKLATDPAGHVYIAGTFTGRLDLDPGPAVLADSTNGATDFFIQKLTPSGDLVYGFAFGGVAQEVATDIAADAAGNAYITGYIQSGTDMDPGPGNYAISPAGILDAFVLKLDPTGNFLWATTIGSTTLENGKAIALDAAANVHLAGYFTGTVDFDPGPGSVPLTSAGGNDIFVLKLDTDGAFLWAAAMGGPGMDIAEAIAVDDQGSVLTTGTFALDADLDPGAGVATLTSVGGLDVFVSKLEASGAFVWAKGFGGLSGEDAGRSIAVNSVGEVHVAGQFANTVDFDPDGGMDLLSAVGGIDAFINTFDTNGAHLRAAIIGSTGEDRGYEVVTDTTDQLFLTGLFSGTADLDPGPGTAPTPSLGGTDAFVLRLDPTGALLSAATIGGTGDDRGNAFALLPDASFVVGGSFADTVDFDPGIGEVLRPSAGSEDAFVLKLGDFTTSATEQGSTPLLLHPNPATDHLTVQRTQGAAPMPYAIHDALGRTLLRGTLTAAISTLDIRALPAGTYLLRTDGMSRQVLRFAKW encoded by the coding sequence ATGAAGACCCTCTTCGGCGCGCTGCTTGGCTGTTCACTGGCGGTCGCTGGCCGCGCCCAGCCGTTCCAATGGGCGTCCACCTTGGGCGATGCGGGCGTGGACCGCACCGCGAAGCTCGCCACCGACCCCGCCGGCCATGTGTACATCGCAGGCACGTTCACGGGTCGCCTGGACCTTGATCCGGGCCCTGCCGTGCTCGCCGACTCGACCAACGGCGCCACGGATTTCTTCATCCAGAAACTGACCCCCTCCGGCGACCTGGTGTACGGGTTCGCCTTCGGCGGTGTCGCCCAGGAGGTGGCCACCGACATCGCCGCCGATGCGGCGGGCAACGCGTACATCACCGGGTACATCCAGAGCGGCACCGACATGGACCCTGGCCCGGGCAACTACGCCATCTCCCCCGCCGGCATCCTCGATGCTTTCGTCCTGAAGTTGGACCCGACGGGCAACTTCCTCTGGGCGACCACGATCGGCAGCACCACCTTGGAGAACGGCAAGGCCATCGCCTTGGACGCGGCCGCCAACGTTCACCTCGCCGGATATTTCACGGGCACGGTCGACTTCGACCCAGGGCCGGGTTCGGTCCCCCTCACCTCTGCCGGTGGCAACGACATCTTCGTCCTGAAGCTCGACACCGACGGCGCCTTTCTTTGGGCTGCGGCCATGGGCGGACCCGGCATGGACATCGCCGAGGCCATCGCCGTGGACGACCAGGGGAGCGTGCTCACCACAGGCACCTTCGCCCTGGACGCCGACCTCGACCCCGGCGCCGGTGTGGCCACGCTCACGTCGGTCGGCGGCTTGGACGTCTTCGTGTCCAAGCTCGAGGCGAGCGGTGCCTTCGTGTGGGCGAAGGGTTTCGGCGGCCTGTCCGGTGAAGATGCCGGCCGGTCCATCGCCGTCAACAGCGTCGGTGAAGTGCATGTCGCCGGGCAGTTCGCCAACACCGTGGACTTCGACCCCGATGGCGGCATGGACCTGCTGAGCGCCGTGGGCGGCATTGATGCCTTCATCAACACCTTCGATACGAACGGCGCCCACCTGCGCGCGGCGATCATCGGATCCACCGGGGAGGACCGCGGCTACGAGGTGGTGACCGACACGACCGACCAGCTCTTCCTCACCGGCCTGTTCTCCGGCACCGCCGACCTCGATCCCGGCCCGGGCACGGCACCAACACCCTCCTTGGGTGGCACCGATGCGTTCGTCCTCCGGTTGGACCCGACCGGCGCACTGCTGAGCGCGGCGACCATCGGCGGCACCGGTGATGATCGCGGCAACGCCTTCGCGCTGCTACCCGACGCTTCCTTCGTGGTCGGCGGAAGCTTCGCGGACACGGTGGACTTCGACCCTGGCATCGGCGAAGTACTTCGTCCATCCGCCGGATCGGAGGACGCCTTCGTGCTCAAGCTCGGCGACTTCACCACATCGGCCACCGAACAGGGCTCGACACCCCTTCTCCTGCATCCGAATCCCGCGACCGATCACCTCACTGTGCAGCGCACGCAAGGTGCCGCACCGATGCCCTACGCGATCCACGATGCGCTCGGCCGCACGCTCCTGCGCGGCACGCTCACCGCAGCCATCAGCACGCTCGACATCCGCGCCCTGCCCGCGGGCACCTACCTGTTGCGCACCGACGGGATGTCCCGCCAGGTGCTGCGCTTCGCGAAGTGGTGA
- a CDS encoding response regulator transcription factor, with protein sequence MEYRYLLRDLGVEVYVGVVAVLCTALGVWLGARMLAARPGRREQPSGSASPGASVSASTWEADGERVRRSGPSGRELEVLRLIAEGRSNQEIADRLFISLPTVKSHTSNLFGKLDVRRRTEAVHKAKSLGLIP encoded by the coding sequence GTGGAGTACCGCTACCTGCTCCGTGACCTTGGTGTTGAGGTGTACGTGGGGGTGGTGGCGGTGCTGTGCACGGCGCTGGGGGTCTGGCTGGGTGCGCGGATGTTGGCCGCACGCCCGGGCCGCCGCGAGCAACCGTCGGGATCGGCTTCCCCTGGCGCCAGCGTGAGCGCTTCGACCTGGGAGGCGGATGGTGAACGGGTCCGCCGCAGCGGCCCGAGCGGTCGTGAACTGGAGGTGCTGAGGTTGATCGCCGAAGGGCGCTCCAACCAGGAGATCGCCGACCGCCTGTTCATCTCCCTCCCCACCGTGAAGTCGCACACCTCCAACCTCTTCGGCAAGTTGGACGTGCGGCGTCGCACCGAGGCCGTACACAAGGCCAAATCCCTGGGGCTCATCCCTTGA
- a CDS encoding acyltransferase, whose translation MASTLPRNAPIDLLRGIAVVLVMLLHYSLTYRLPDSVLGDLFTPKGVARVVMNGNYGVTMFFVISGYLITTNSLGRWTSLERMDRLAFYKRRARRIVPPLLVAVAMILVLGSAGRPSFANKQHGEVMDPGFWWLAIGSVLTFWHNVLMQSEGYFNYALNIYWSLSVEEVFYLLFPVVATLLPRRAFLLACAAMVVAGPVYRSMHVERELDYLYGYLACFDAIAIGCLLAFVAPQVALRGPWPMLITVLATVVLAVLYLSGIGGNEVFGFTGIALSTAVIILFNARWQGTGKSGRSLAMTVAPLRWMGRHSYELYLFHIIVLGLMRDAIGRDQLARGMKLPWMLLFLGLSALVSLGMGRFAQRWNRAGQ comes from the coding sequence ATGGCTTCGACCCTGCCACGTAACGCGCCGATCGACCTGCTGCGCGGCATCGCGGTGGTGTTGGTGATGTTGCTGCACTATTCCCTCACCTATCGCCTGCCGGACAGCGTGCTCGGCGACCTGTTCACCCCGAAAGGAGTGGCGCGTGTTGTCATGAACGGCAACTACGGCGTCACCATGTTCTTCGTGATCTCGGGCTACCTGATCACCACCAACAGCTTGGGCCGTTGGACTTCATTGGAGCGGATGGATCGACTGGCCTTCTACAAGCGTCGCGCCCGACGCATCGTGCCGCCGCTGCTGGTAGCTGTGGCGATGATCCTTGTCCTCGGTTCGGCAGGCCGGCCGTCGTTCGCGAACAAGCAGCACGGTGAGGTGATGGATCCCGGGTTCTGGTGGCTCGCCATTGGATCGGTGCTCACGTTCTGGCATAATGTGCTCATGCAGTCGGAAGGCTACTTCAACTATGCGCTCAACATCTACTGGTCGCTGTCGGTGGAGGAGGTGTTCTACCTGCTGTTCCCGGTGGTGGCCACACTGCTACCGAGGCGGGCCTTTCTGCTCGCCTGTGCGGCCATGGTGGTCGCAGGGCCGGTGTATCGTTCGATGCATGTGGAGCGCGAGCTGGACTATCTGTACGGCTATCTCGCCTGCTTCGATGCCATCGCGATCGGCTGCCTGCTGGCGTTCGTGGCACCGCAAGTGGCGCTACGTGGACCGTGGCCGATGCTGATCACGGTGCTAGCGACCGTTGTGTTGGCTGTGTTATACCTGAGCGGCATCGGAGGTAACGAGGTGTTCGGGTTCACTGGCATCGCCTTGAGCACGGCTGTGATCATCCTGTTCAATGCGCGGTGGCAGGGCACGGGGAAGAGCGGGCGGTCGCTTGCAATGACCGTCGCGCCATTGCGCTGGATGGGACGCCACAGCTACGAACTGTACCTGTTCCACATCATTGTGCTGGGGCTGATGCGTGACGCGATCGGGCGCGATCAACTGGCGCGCGGCATGAAGCTGCCGTGGATGCTGTTGTTCTTGGGGTTGTCGGCGTTGGTGTCCCTCGGGATGGGACGTTTTGCGCAGCGCTGGAACCGTGCAGGGCAGTGA
- a CDS encoding DUF4199 domain-containing protein, with protein sequence MERIILTYGIIAGVIVSAMMWITLGDGKHDFENGELIGYTTMVIALSAIFFGVRTYRDKHLGGGITFGRAFLIGLSITVVASTLYVASWMIMSATMEQDFMASYMEHTRSKLERDGASAEEVDAQMEEMRVFGELYKNPLVKIGFTYLEILPVGLLVSLLCAAMLKRKAPESGQWTPF encoded by the coding sequence ATGGAACGGATCATTCTGACCTACGGCATCATCGCGGGCGTCATCGTCTCGGCCATGATGTGGATCACCCTCGGCGACGGCAAGCACGACTTCGAGAACGGCGAACTGATCGGCTACACCACGATGGTGATCGCCCTCAGCGCCATCTTCTTCGGGGTCCGCACATACCGGGACAAGCACCTCGGTGGCGGGATCACCTTCGGTCGGGCTTTCCTCATCGGCCTATCCATCACCGTGGTGGCCTCCACGCTGTACGTCGCTTCGTGGATGATCATGAGCGCCACGATGGAGCAGGACTTCATGGCCAGCTATATGGAGCACACCCGGTCGAAGCTGGAGCGCGATGGTGCTTCGGCGGAGGAGGTCGATGCGCAGATGGAGGAGATGCGGGTCTTCGGAGAGCTGTACAAGAACCCGTTGGTGAAGATCGGCTTCACGTACCTGGAGATCCTGCCGGTGGGCCTGCTTGTGAGCCTCCTGTGCGCGGCGATGTTGAAGCGCAAGGCTCCTGAAAGCGGGCAATGGACCCCCTTCTGA
- a CDS encoding beta-lactamase family protein, whose translation MRIPLLGLSLLPGIAVGQTLDQQLQSVATANGLVGMSVVTTCGTAVQDVVHTGKRDLALNLDVDDSTRYRIASISKLVTAIGLMRLCEQGAFGLDDDVSIALGFTFRNPAHPSVPITYRMLLSHRSSFQDGTGYGDFQSATYGTTPPPPISELALPGGDWYTANMWRTEAPGSYFAYSNANYGIIGTLVEALSGQRFDLYMRQQVLLPLGIHGSYNVQDLPGVADLAALYRNSTPQSDNFGGVMPPAPDLSQYVIGTNGLFFAPQGGLRVSALELARFAILLANEGTYDGTILLQPATLALMLGDEWTWDGSNGDNYYGLFRSWGLGVHRITAQPGGDVVFPQTAFFGHAGEAYGLISDLYVDLSSGFGLVFITNGYTPGNAYQFGTNSAFYGVEEDVYGALLQHALPPCTLTGVDEGAAEHDLLLSGDRITWTGQGSVSITLYDMSGRSLEHFTLSAGSTRMVAPGAYLVRSASRGREGIRAWFAQ comes from the coding sequence ATGCGCATTCCCCTCCTCGGGCTCTCCCTGCTGCCGGGTATCGCCGTCGGCCAGACCCTCGACCAGCAGCTCCAGTCCGTGGCAACGGCGAACGGCCTGGTGGGCATGAGCGTGGTCACCACCTGTGGCACCGCCGTGCAGGACGTGGTGCACACCGGCAAGCGCGACCTCGCGCTCAACCTCGATGTGGACGACAGCACCCGGTACCGCATCGCCAGCATCAGCAAGCTCGTCACTGCCATCGGGCTCATGCGGTTGTGCGAGCAGGGCGCCTTCGGTCTGGATGACGATGTGAGCATCGCACTGGGCTTCACCTTCCGGAACCCCGCTCATCCGTCGGTGCCCATCACCTACCGTATGCTGCTGAGCCACCGTAGCAGCTTCCAGGATGGAACAGGCTATGGCGATTTCCAGAGCGCGACATACGGCACCACGCCCCCTCCACCCATCAGCGAACTGGCCCTGCCCGGGGGCGACTGGTACACGGCCAACATGTGGCGCACCGAGGCGCCTGGCAGCTATTTCGCCTACAGCAACGCGAACTATGGCATCATCGGTACGCTGGTCGAAGCGCTGAGCGGACAGCGGTTCGACCTGTACATGCGGCAACAGGTGCTTCTGCCCCTTGGCATCCATGGCAGTTACAACGTGCAGGACCTGCCCGGCGTCGCCGACCTCGCCGCGCTCTACCGCAACAGCACCCCACAGTCCGACAACTTCGGCGGGGTGATGCCGCCGGCACCCGACCTCAGCCAGTACGTCATCGGCACCAACGGCCTCTTCTTCGCCCCGCAGGGCGGCCTCCGCGTGAGCGCCTTGGAGCTGGCACGCTTCGCGATCCTGCTCGCCAATGAAGGCACGTACGACGGCACCATCCTCCTGCAACCCGCCACCCTGGCCTTGATGCTCGGCGACGAATGGACCTGGGACGGGAGCAACGGCGACAACTACTACGGCCTCTTCCGCTCCTGGGGGCTCGGCGTGCATCGCATCACCGCCCAACCCGGTGGTGATGTGGTCTTCCCACAGACCGCCTTCTTCGGCCATGCCGGTGAAGCCTATGGCCTCATCAGCGACCTGTACGTGGACCTCTCCTCCGGATTCGGTCTCGTGTTCATCACCAACGGCTACACGCCAGGAAATGCCTACCAGTTCGGCACCAACAGCGCCTTCTATGGCGTGGAGGAGGATGTGTACGGGGCTCTGCTGCAGCACGCGCTGCCCCCGTGTACGCTCACCGGCGTCGATGAAGGAGCGGCGGAGCATGACCTGCTGCTGAGCGGTGACCGGATCACCTGGACCGGTCAGGGCAGCGTGTCCATCACGCTGTACGACATGAGCGGGAGGTCGCTGGAGCACTTCACCCTCTCCGCAGGCAGCACACGCATGGTGGCGCCCGGCGCGTACCTCGTGCGCTCCGCCTCGCGTGGTCGCGAGGGTATAAGGGCATGGTTCGCGCAGTAA